One region of Epilithonimonas zeae genomic DNA includes:
- a CDS encoding helix-turn-helix transcriptional regulator: MDKNYSISSKKAHPLLKVWNAYPQSLSNTAKSITTPPTIEQIIGELFSIGEFYYYSINVPESTLMFTNGHILKIHGLKKLPKYLKEIIDLIHPDDLDFVMEAERMTLEKMNEIGWEHQQNLKCSYCFRMRTWKGNYEMFHHQSLHIAKDEDGKLLQAVNIHTNIQHITTTNSHIVLVAGVGNRDDFHQMHYEKTEQKQLPDNSLTKREIEILSLLALGNSAKQISDILDLSYHTVTTHRRNIFQKTDCTKISELIKKALEWGLI; the protein is encoded by the coding sequence ATGGATAAGAATTACTCAATAAGTTCGAAAAAAGCACATCCACTGCTGAAAGTCTGGAACGCTTATCCCCAATCTCTGAGTAATACTGCCAAGAGTATTACTACTCCACCAACCATTGAGCAAATAATTGGCGAATTATTTTCTATTGGAGAGTTCTATTATTACAGCATCAATGTTCCGGAAAGTACGTTAATGTTTACAAACGGTCATATTTTGAAAATTCACGGATTGAAAAAACTCCCGAAGTATCTAAAAGAAATTATTGATTTAATTCATCCCGACGATCTAGATTTTGTGATGGAAGCCGAACGAATGACTCTCGAAAAAATGAATGAAATTGGATGGGAGCATCAACAAAATCTCAAGTGTAGTTATTGTTTCCGGATGAGAACTTGGAAAGGTAACTATGAAATGTTTCATCATCAATCTCTACATATAGCCAAAGACGAAGATGGAAAATTACTACAAGCTGTTAATATCCATACCAATATCCAACATATTACCACAACCAATTCTCATATTGTTTTAGTCGCAGGAGTTGGCAACAGAGACGATTTTCATCAAATGCATTATGAGAAAACAGAACAAAAACAATTGCCCGACAATTCGCTTACAAAAAGGGAAATTGAGATACTCTCCTTATTAGCTTTGGGTAATTCGGCCAAGCAAATTTCTGATATTCTGGATCTTTCTTACCATACTGTAACTACACACCGCAGAAATATTTTTCAAAAAACAGATTGTACAAAAATATCAGAACTCATAAAGAAAGCTCTGGAATGGGGACTTATCTGA
- a CDS encoding PepSY-like domain-containing protein, whose amino-acid sequence MKLNKLSLILLFSGALLYHAAKVNSEVLNPTKIAVSYQQMPISIKNFLAKHYPKATVIKYESKTTLVGKKYEVKLNNGVEIDFDKNGNWEEISDKQGIPNVLIPAKIKSYLNQHYKGVAVESIDKDGNKIKVDLLNDIDLEFDKNGNFLRVD is encoded by the coding sequence ATGAAATTAAATAAACTAAGTCTAATATTGTTGTTTTCAGGAGCGTTATTATATCACGCAGCTAAAGTTAATTCTGAAGTTTTAAATCCAACTAAAATTGCTGTCTCTTATCAGCAAATGCCTATAAGTATTAAGAATTTTCTTGCCAAGCATTATCCCAAAGCAACTGTGATAAAGTATGAATCGAAAACAACTTTGGTTGGCAAAAAGTACGAAGTTAAACTGAACAATGGTGTAGAAATCGATTTTGATAAAAATGGAAACTGGGAAGAAATCAGTGATAAGCAAGGTATTCCAAACGTTTTGATTCCTGCGAAAATCAAATCTTATCTCAATCAGCATTACAAAGGTGTAGCTGTAGAAAGTATTGATAAAGATGGAAATAAAATCAAAGTTGATTTACTCAACGACATCGATTTGGAATTCGATAAAAATGGAAATTTTTTAAGAGTTGACTAG
- a CDS encoding glutathione peroxidase, whose amino-acid sequence MLSLFGFSKNKAQAKSIHSFKVEALDGSTIDFSKFKGKKILVVNTASECGFTPQYADLEKLYEQYKDKLVVVGFPANNFGGQEPGANHEIATFCQRNYGVQFPMAAKISVKGDDIAPIYKFLTDKKENGVKNTKILWNFTKILLDEKGNIIDSFVSTTNPMSESITKYLK is encoded by the coding sequence ATGCTATCACTATTCGGATTTTCAAAAAATAAGGCACAGGCAAAATCAATTCACAGTTTTAAAGTAGAAGCTTTAGATGGCTCAACCATTGATTTTTCTAAATTCAAAGGCAAAAAAATATTGGTTGTCAACACCGCTTCCGAATGCGGATTTACGCCTCAGTATGCAGATTTGGAAAAGCTTTATGAGCAGTACAAAGACAAATTGGTTGTCGTAGGTTTTCCAGCCAATAATTTTGGAGGACAAGAACCTGGGGCCAACCACGAGATTGCAACTTTCTGCCAAAGAAATTATGGTGTTCAATTTCCAATGGCGGCGAAGATTTCTGTAAAAGGAGATGATATTGCTCCGATTTATAAATTCTTAACAGACAAAAAGGAAAATGGCGTAAAAAACACCAAAATCCTTTGGAACTTCACCAAGATTCTTTTGGATGAAAAAGGTAACATCATTGATAGTTTTGTAAGTACAACCAATCCAATGAGTGAAAGTATTACGAAATATTTGAAATAG
- a CDS encoding sugar phosphate isomerase/epimerase family protein, giving the protein MNRKDFISLSGLGFLGLYACGTSNLMNNRKPLAIQLYTIRDAVAENLEKSLERLAQLGFKQVEIYGYDGKFYGKTRSEFLSILKNIGLEVISSHHTTGIIHNSKGTLLNDWEKSVEDLHFIGSKYMVCSYLFEEERTLEHYKKLPELLNKSGEVTNKAGIDFAYHNHDFEFEKLEDKTVYDFILENTDFDLVKMELDLYWISKAGLNPLDYFEKYPKRFPLWHVKDMKAGTKDFAEIGNGAIDFKSIFEAKEKAGLKYWFLEQDSSDKDIFESIKISKNYIDNHSYFKTK; this is encoded by the coding sequence ATGAACAGAAAAGATTTTATAAGCTTGTCCGGATTGGGATTTTTGGGTTTATATGCTTGTGGAACTTCAAACCTTATGAATAATAGAAAACCTTTAGCCATCCAGCTTTATACGATTCGGGATGCTGTTGCTGAGAATCTGGAAAAATCTTTGGAACGTTTAGCACAATTGGGCTTTAAGCAAGTCGAAATCTACGGTTATGACGGAAAATTCTATGGAAAAACGAGATCGGAATTCCTATCGATTCTGAAGAATATAGGATTAGAAGTGATAAGTTCTCACCATACAACCGGAATTATTCACAACAGTAAAGGCACACTTCTAAATGACTGGGAAAAATCCGTTGAAGATTTACACTTCATAGGTTCAAAATATATGGTTTGCTCATATCTTTTTGAGGAAGAAAGAACTCTAGAACACTATAAAAAACTTCCGGAATTACTCAATAAATCTGGAGAAGTAACCAATAAAGCAGGAATTGATTTTGCTTATCACAACCACGATTTTGAATTTGAAAAACTCGAAGATAAAACGGTTTATGATTTCATTTTAGAAAATACAGATTTTGATTTGGTGAAAATGGAACTGGATCTCTATTGGATTTCAAAAGCTGGTTTGAATCCTTTAGATTATTTCGAAAAATACCCGAAAAGATTTCCTTTGTGGCACGTGAAAGATATGAAAGCCGGAACCAAAGATTTTGCTGAAATTGGAAATGGAGCCATTGATTTTAAATCCATTTTCGAAGCCAAAGAAAAAGCAGGTCTCAAATATTGGTTTTTAGAACAAGATTCCAGCGACAAAGATATTTTTGAAAGCATAAAGATTAGTAAAAATTATATTGATAATCATTCTTATTTCAAGACAAAATAG
- a CDS encoding T9SS type A sorting domain-containing protein: protein MKTKFTLLVLVGLFTMFGAQSTAPGLLWQKTISPVNNSTLMYSGGSVQLSDGSYVFTGSSNTFIPQVNKVNSSGDLLWQKTLPDLFNNIPFLLSKDSNDNLYFITENAGNGNPSFVKLDINGNVIWTKTITVNNQETFVVDMDILADGSIVLSGDFEDDTSFSYFFGKYDTNGNQLWIKTRTYTQYPGSVIFDTVPLADGGFALVGETAYYDEETDIENEYGWIAKYNDSRDLVWENTYISEGESIYEKGLINNAGELLVAGVNHESATKTLLTKKSSSGNTIWTNNYFGDNYYDIALISGTDNGYLLSFSEFNTNNSIIKKITETGVTAWENNYKDLVGENNRFSTFIKTNDNNLFAMSLKDNNYALYKFGGTLAVQDLNKSTIGVYPNPVKNMLQINSKENISGFEIYSQDGKKVLSRQNENISKVDFSNLPNGNYILKLKTKLNEESFKIIKSN, encoded by the coding sequence ATGAAAACAAAATTTACTTTACTTGTATTAGTTGGATTGTTTACAATGTTTGGAGCACAATCCACTGCGCCAGGATTACTATGGCAAAAAACAATATCGCCAGTTAATAACAGCACTTTGATGTATTCCGGAGGAAGTGTTCAGCTCTCAGACGGCAGTTATGTTTTTACTGGAAGTAGTAATACGTTTATTCCTCAGGTTAATAAAGTTAATAGCAGTGGAGATCTGTTATGGCAAAAAACATTGCCGGACTTGTTTAATAACATTCCTTTTTTATTGAGTAAGGATAGTAATGACAATTTATACTTCATTACGGAAAATGCTGGAAATGGTAACCCATCTTTTGTGAAGTTGGATATAAACGGTAATGTAATCTGGACAAAAACCATTACAGTTAATAATCAAGAAACATTTGTAGTTGATATGGATATATTGGCAGATGGCAGCATCGTCCTGAGTGGTGATTTTGAAGATGACACATCTTTCAGTTATTTCTTTGGTAAATATGATACAAATGGTAATCAGCTGTGGATTAAAACAAGAACTTATACGCAGTATCCCGGATCTGTGATTTTTGATACAGTTCCTTTGGCTGATGGCGGTTTTGCTTTGGTAGGTGAAACGGCTTACTATGACGAAGAAACTGATATCGAAAACGAATACGGATGGATAGCAAAATACAATGATTCCCGTGACCTGGTTTGGGAGAACACATACATATCAGAAGGCGAAAGCATCTATGAAAAAGGATTAATCAATAATGCTGGCGAACTTTTGGTAGCTGGCGTTAACCACGAATCGGCAACAAAAACTCTTCTGACTAAAAAGAGCAGTTCAGGCAATACAATTTGGACCAATAATTATTTTGGAGATAATTATTATGATATCGCACTAATTTCAGGAACCGATAACGGCTATCTTCTTTCTTTTTCAGAATTTAACACTAACAATTCAATCATCAAAAAAATAACAGAAACAGGAGTTACCGCTTGGGAAAACAATTACAAAGATTTGGTTGGAGAAAACAACAGATTCAGCACCTTTATAAAAACCAATGATAATAATCTTTTTGCGATGTCTTTGAAAGATAATAACTATGCATTGTACAAATTTGGAGGAACACTTGCCGTTCAAGATTTGAACAAATCAACAATTGGTGTTTATCCAAATCCTGTAAAAAATATGTTGCAAATCAATTCTAAAGAAAATATATCAGGTTTTGAAATTTATTCTCAAGACGGTAAAAAAGTTCTATCAAGACAAAATGAAAATATTTCAAAAGTTGATTTTTCTAATCTTCCGAACGGAAATTATATCCTAAAACTTAAAACCAAATTAAACGAAGAATCATTTAAAATTATCAAGTCAAACTAA